One stretch of Sylvia atricapilla isolate bSylAtr1 chromosome 4, bSylAtr1.pri, whole genome shotgun sequence DNA includes these proteins:
- the LCORL gene encoding ligand-dependent nuclear receptor corepressor-like protein isoform X3 yields MDEKCSFCNLHKETASDRASVFGSSQSTPTEELSSQGQSNTDKIECQAENYLNALFRKKDLPQNCDPNIPLVAQELMKKMIRQFAIEYISKSSKIQENRNGSSFEPSLMCKSIQMNQTESSLQEEQDSPLDLTVNRTQEQNTQQGDGVLDLSTKKSAKLEEPKYDPLCSENSVSGSSSTTDANSEETANLEKGKSTLNKVLESFCSYHWQQTLAMLKFLIQDENIPIVCSCKQTHLVHSETPSSLTEEDVHVPFCSCNGHMLTKRCCLQNQRPNTCLPPLSVCIKDFHSLSCQAVAIGCIKTMVNKACSSPKYCADQLQNCNRHSVKAAACTYSAKDCDLLSSIKNSNRSRSPSPPPLSPIHSKEFELSEGMVMDFPTLDNKLEISINQPPSLLPAEGSKGEFDYEGKTCKGKEIDYSDGTLVSADQESNDGFMNSEKGEHSAIFQDLMDRINEKLKSIDTTDLATNLVKLSSSDRAPENDVKLGDFITSLLHNAKASDYSFMELLRQHDKQVENKIIQTRFRKRQETLFATYNSPDSPVIRRQSLQIKRELASLDETILRKKSISERNAKKSTKKIEKMHPNKRHSFTVIEDETLQHLERNPCVNCQTKPMCFPVHQTESFKLPLTNFQTSSSFLVLSENSAIAASQAKLPNTQGDYATLKETGQIPLNDESNEILGRTKRNIVPPGWYSVYVTNNIMFRKSSSTKRSLKSLEKMKINKNVHAERCSDINISKIVRDTNLQVVVERLEDTINLARKTSSSFLDSYKISQKLKDNAYEQVMNPAPRRSLPFTLSEMGCTGQSFLPHSHVPSSSKIKAICVASNTEETVIDQEINDGLLNSLTFNSSSSTSSNGDFHVSSETGEISSPLNYSSPIKLMFVSEVNSHEGIKYTLTSAATSSKGSTDLCLFQGQANTLLDKEATGDLSHAVCDCSENDTKEGSSYVCAEAVTGSCPVGQININDSKKNDEVVEKSSSSSESVFKRKPGRPKKIGPQVVKQVKRPIGRPPKPKVDMSGSTKPRPELSFGAKSVKSDAAAMEEANSNKNITVTVVFGRSRRTKRHVSEDNLNRISILPTQHIDSNFANDASRARHNAETGNALAEMVKAFQNPSTEKEISGYDYVRPIKSNLASPHPCSNVIRQIKKPLTTVRKPGRPAKVKISGISVTVSRLSPQERKVSISNGLPPLQQQNVLEKNMPQERKYQLCNNMGQVKNMQKDSREDGSHNVTTTASRKREIPSRHSARDRKPSLHFLHSLASSSAFTCRSALLHKSYKLHLKKAKERKEKLTQLNQSTASKDTSELRNSGNAKKYLKDGEFGPINEVSLDPIFSSNPSLKWWPTSTSSDTLLEELNNRFEQMTNTWLRVGGSEFDKCVYEKRDPIEQDCNTAMSDPLDSCLVALETSPIKMLFQKKCNMNELCTWFMQTTETQSLSLVRKANARNPLEVVSTREIKMETKQSDPSTCPFRKHFKKFALSSPSKPSGKLQILHNMVRSPPVLSMKSNFTLARLRRNEFKKLQHDRWGQTKKLYNQAPGGWKSKKKNLQLFCQSQLFKSTSGETSDETPKLQEKNKVEIQPTQTLVESQNSLLPTENEARDAFVQQMMGSSDFNPHPGLANILKAHSEANGTIHCQQNVRKEQSQDKLFQNTWKAKTFKDCRIFLRKINHVEQHNSFKVNNVIYSPEAVDSRSTQAYMEEKRHPLLRSHSTKRNTLKKQENEVETSKGSDSSKVTEKLDGEFHGRKLSSGVNQDDNPAGSSEGLTRINKRKSPQWETTDTNLRKRHKRQSCSSGQMAPYYPKYQVGGDRLPRSKAVQS; encoded by the exons ttcaaGCTCAACAACTGATGCAAATTCAGAGGAAACAGCTAatttggaaaaaggaaaatcaacaTTAAACAAAGTTTTGGAGTCTTTTTGTTCATATCACTGGCAACAGACTTTGGCTATGTTAAAATTCCTAATACAGGATGAAAATATTCCTATAGTTTGCAGTTGCAAGCAAACACATTTGGTCCACTCTGAAACTCCCAGTTCCCTTACTGAAGAGGATGTTCACGTTCCATTTTGCAGTTGCAATGGACACATGCTGACAAAAAGGTGCTGTTTACAAAATCAAAGGCCAAACACTTGTTTACCACCTCTGTCTGTTTGTATTAAAGATTTCCATTCTTTGTCATGCCAAGCTGTAGCAATTGGATGTATTAAGACAATGGTGAACAAAGCATGTAGTTCTCCTAAGTATTGTGCTGACCAATTGCAAAATTGTAACAGGCattctgtgaaagcagcagcatgtACATATTCAGCTAAGGACTGTGACCTCTTaagcagcattaaaaattcaaacagaTCTCGCAGCCCATCGCCACCTCCACTATCACCTATACACAGTAAAGAATTTGAATTGTCAGAAGGAATGGTTATGGATTTTCCAACTTTAGACAACAAGCTCGAAATATCCATCAACCAGCCTCCATCTCTCTTGCCAGCTGAAGGAAGCAAGGGAGAATTTGACTATGAGGGTAAAACatgcaaaggaaaagagattgATTATTCAGATGGAACACTGGTATCAGCAGACCAAGAAAGCAATGATGGTTTTATGAACTCTGAGAAAGGTGAACATTCTGCCATTTTTCAAGATTTAATGGACCGCATTAATGAGAAGTTGAAGTCAATAGACACTACAGATCTGGCAACAAATCTTGTAAAACTTTCTAGCAGTGACAGGGCACCAGAAAATGATGTCAAATTAGGAGACTTCATAACTTCTCTTTTGCATAATGCCAAGGCAAGTGATTACAGCTTCATGGAATTACTTCGCCAACATGATAAacaagtggaaaataaaattatccaGACAAGATTTCGCAAGCGTCAGGAAACTCTGTTTGCAACGTATAATTCTCCTGATTCACCAGTCATTCGACGACAGTCTTTGCAAATCAAGAGGGAGCTTGCAAGCCTTGATGAAACTATTCTAAGAAAAAAGTCAATTTCTgagagaaatgcaaagaaatctacaaaaaaaattgaaaaaatgcaTCCAAATAAAAGGCATAGTTTTACCGTGATAGAAGATGAGACTTTGCAACATCTTGAACGTAATCCATGTGTGAATTGCCAAACCAAACCAATGTGCTTTCCAGTACACCAAACAGAGTCTTTCAAACTACCTCTTACTAATTTTCAGACCAGCTCCAGCTTTTTAGTTCTTTCAGAAAACAGTGCTATTGCAGCCAGCCAGGCAAAACTCCCAAATACACAAGGAGATTATGCAACCTTAAAAGAGACTGGTCAGATTCCTCTGAATGATGAGAGTAATGAGATCTTGGGTAGAACCAAACGTAACATTGTGCCTCCTGGGTGGTACTCTGTGTATGTAACAAACAATATCATGTTTAGAAAGTCATCCAGTACAAAAAGATCTTTgaaaagtttggaaaaaatgaaaataaataaaaatgttcatgcTGAAAGATGCAGTGACATAAATATAAGCAAAATCGTGAGAGACACAAATCTGCAAGTTGTTGTGGAGCGTTTAGAAGATACGATAAACTTAGCCAGAAAGACTAGCAGCTCATTTTTGGATAGTTACAAAATAAGCCAAAAACTAAAAGATAATGCTTATGAACAGGTTATGAACCCAGCTCCTAGAAGGAGCTTACCTTTCACTCTGAGTGAGATGGGATGCACAGGACAAAGCTTCCTTCCACATTCACATGtgccaagcagcagcaaaatcaaAGCAATTTGTGTTGCGTCAAACACAGAAGAAACTGTTATAGATCAAGAAATTAATGATGGCCTTTTGAATTCTCTGACCTTTAATTCAAGCAGTTCAACTTCCAGTAATGGGGACTTCCATGTATCATCTGAAACTGGGGAGATCTCATCTCCCTTAAACTACTCTAGTCCTATTAAGCTTATGTTTGTCTCAGAAGTTAACAGTCATGAAGGCATCAAATACACTTTGACATCTGCAGCTACATCTTCTAAGGGAAGCACAGATCTTTGTTTGTTTCAGGGGCAGGCAAACACTTTGTTAGACAAAGAGGCCACAGGTGACCTTTCTCATGCAGTCTGTGATTGCAGTGAAAATGATACTAAGGAGGGGTCAAGCTATGTTTGTGCAGAAGCTGTTACAGGCTCTTGTCCAGTTGGTCAAATTAACATAAATGACTCAAAAAAAAATGATGAAGTTGTGGAGAAATCAAGCAGTAGCAGTGAATCAGTTTTCAAAAGGAAACCTGGTAGACCAAAGAAAATCGGTCCTCAGGTAGTTAAGCAGGTTAAGAGGCCTATTGGACGGCCTCCGAAACCAAAAGTAGACATGAGTGGAAGCACAAAACCTAGACCTGAACTTAGCTTTGGTGCTAAAAGTGTCAAGTCTGATGCAGCAGCAATGGAAGAAGctaacagcaacaaaaatattacCGTGACAGTTGTTTTTGGAAGGTCAAGAAGAACTAAGAGACATGTTTCTGAAGATAATCTAAATCGAATCAGCATTCTGCCCACACAACATATTGATTCTAATTTTGCCAATGATGCCAGCAGAGCAAGGCACAATGCAGAAACTGGAAATGCTTTGGCTGAAATGGTAAAAGCCTTCCAGAATCCTTCTACTGAAAAGGAGATCTCTGGTTATGACTATGTCAGGCCTATCAAGAGTAATCTGGCATCACCACATCCTTGCAGCAATGTTATACGGCAGATTAAGAAACCATTAACCACCGTTCGAAAACCTGGCAGGCcagcaaaagtaaaaatttcTGGCATATCAGTGACTGTCAGTAGACTTTCacctcaggaaagaaaagtgagCATCAGCAACGGTTTGCCTCCTTTACAACAGCAGAATGTGCTAGAGAAAAACATgccacaggaaagaaaatatcaacTGTGCAATAATATGGGTCAAGTAAAGAACATGCAGAAAGATTCTAGGGAGGATGGATCACACAATGTTACTACAACAGCGTCAAGAAAACGTGAAATTCCATCGAGACACTCTGCTAGAGACAGAAAACCTTCACTGCATTTTTTGCATTCATTAGCATCTTCTAGTGCATTTACTTGTAGAAGTGCCTTACTACATAAATCTTACAAACTCCATTTGAAAAAAGCTAAAGAGCGAAAGGAAAAACTTACACAATTAAATCAGAGCACAGCATCCAAAGATACCTCAGAACTGAGAAATTCAGGAAATGCTAAAAAGTATCTTAAGGATGGTGAATTCGGGCCCATTAATGAAGTATCATTGGATCCCATTTTTTCATCAAATCCCTCTCTCAAGTGGTGGCCTACTTCCACTTCAAGTGACACCTTGTTGGAAGAACTGAACAATAGATTTGAACAGATGACTAATACCTGGTTGAGAGTGGGGGGAAGTGAGTTTGACAAATGTGTATATGAAAAAAGGGATCCCATTGAGCAAGACTGCAATACTGCAATGTCAGACCCTTTAGACTCCTGCCTTGTAGCACTTGAAACATCACctataaaaatgcttttccagaaaaagtgTAATATGAATGAACTCTGCACCTGGTTTATGCAAACTACAGAAACACAGTCTCTCTCTCTTGTGAGAAAGGCAAATGCTCGCAATCCCTTAGAAGTAGTTAGTACTAGAGAGATAAAGATGGAAACTAAACAATCTGATCCTAGTACTTGCCCTTTCAGAAAGCACTTTAAAAAGTTTGCACTATCCTCCCCTTCAAAACCATCAGGGAAATTGCAAATATTGCATAACATGGTGAGATCTCCTCCAGTCTTGAGCATGAAAAGTAATTTCACTTTAGCCAGATTAAGAAGAAATGAATTTAAGAAGTTGCAGCATGATAGGTGGggacaaacaaaaaagctgtaTAATCAGGCTCCTGGAGGCTggaaatcaaaaaagaaaaatctgcagttaTTTTGTCAAAGCCAGTTGTTTAAAAGTACAAGTGGGGAAACCAGTGATGAAACACCCAAGctccaggagaaaaataaagtagaaatcCAGCCCACTCAGACTTTGGTAGAGTCTCAGAATAGCCTCTTGCCAACTGAAAATGAAGCCAGAGATGCATTTGTTCAACAGATGATGGGATCTTCTGACTTTAACCCACATCCTGGTTTAGCAAATATACTTAAGGCACATTCAGAGGCAAATGGAACAATTCATTGCCAGCAAAATGTTAGAAAAGAACAAAGCCAAGATAAACTGTTTCAAAATACTTGGAAAGCCAAAACCTTTAAAGACTGTAGgatatttctgagaaaaatcaaCCATGTTGAGCAGCACAATTCATTTAAGGTAAATAATGTCATTTATTCTCCTGAAGCTGTTGACAGTAGAAGCACTCAGGCctatatggaagaaaaaagacatcCTCTTTTAAGGTCCCATTCTACTAAACGAAATAcattaaagaaacaagaaaatgaagtgGAAACATCTAAAGGATCTGATTCTTCTAAAGTGACTGAAAAGCTGGATGGCGAGTTTCATGGTAGAAAGTTAAGTAGTGGTGTAAACCAGGACGATAATCCTGCTGGTAGTTCTGAAGGTCTTACTagaataaacaaaagaaaaagtccaCAATGGGAGACCACTGATacaaatttaagaaaaagacaTAAGAGACAATCATGCAGTAGTGGACAAATGGCACCTTATTACCCAAAGTACCAAGTAG GTGGAGACCGACTACCTCGAAGCAAAGCAGTACAAAGTTAA